A segment of the Oscillospiraceae bacterium genome:
GCAATGAGCGCACGACTTCATAACGTCCTTTTTCCTCGTCGGCACGCGTGTGACGCACAACGAATATAATGTTGGCCACGGCAACGGCAATGGCGGTAAAGAGCAACATCATAACGGTGTACATTGCGCCGATGGTGAAGTTATCCTGCCCGTAAACAGGGCCGCACATAGCGACCATGGCGGGATTTCCCATCATGCCGGCAAGCTGCGTACGGCTTGCTTCGTCAGCCATCGCCGAACCAAATGTGATGTAAATCATCGCCAACACGCTCGCCAGCATAAGCACCCAGACAGTAGACATCGTGCGTTCGCGGCGTAAAGCGAGGCGGGTGAGAGTGGGGGTGTTATGAAACATTTATATCACCTCGTCCCTGCCGTAATGCTGCATGAATAATTCTTCCAGGCTCGGTGGAGTGCTCTGTAATAATTTTATGCCAAACTGATTGACATGGTTGATAATCATACCCATTTGTGCCGTATCGACATGGAACGTCAGCGCATCACCCATTGGCGCGATATCAAAGATGCCTGGCAAATTCTCCAACCCCTCAATCGGTCGATCGGTGACCACTTTTATGGTGTAGCGGGTCAAATGACGCAACTCGTCGAGCGTGCCGACCTGCACAACTTCGCCGTCGCGGATAATGCCGATGCGATCACACAGCTTTTCGACCTCGCTCATGATATGACTGGACAGGAAAATACCCTTGCCGCGATTCTTTTGCGCCAAAACGTACTCTTGAAAAACAAGCTCCATCAAGGGATCCAGCCCGCTGGTCGGTTCGTCAAGGATGTATAAGTCAACATCAGAAGCAAAAGCGGCAATCAGCGCGACTTTTTGGCGGTTGCCTTTGGAATAGGTGCGACATTTTTTTGTGGTATCGAGATCAAAGTCTTTGACGAGTTTATCACGTAGGCCTTTGTCATAATGACCGCGCAATTTGGCAAACAAATCGATAACCTCACCGCCGGTTAGATTTG
Coding sequences within it:
- a CDS encoding ABC transporter ATP-binding protein, with product MIELTNLSKNFGKVQALRNVNLQVESGEVFAYIGPNGAGKSTTIRVLLGILKATQGQAKVFGQDAWRDAVRIHTKIAYVPGDVNLWPNLTGGEVIDLFAKLRGHYDKGLRDKLVKDFDLDTTKKCRTYSKGNRQKVALIAAFASDVDLYILDEPTSGLDPLMELVFQEYVLAQKNRGKGIFLSSHIMSEVEKLCDRIGIIRDGEVVQVGTLDELRHLTRYTIKVVTDRPIEGLENLPGIFDIAPMGDALTFHVDTAQMGMIINHVNQFGIKLLQSTPPSLEELFMQHYGRDEVI